The DNA sequence AGttgaacgaaaaatatttacgcAAATATTAAGCAACTAAACGGGTAGTAACTCCATTGTTATTTTCATAACATAGTTTGCCTCGGTTACAGGaccaataattaattaatttttaaaaacgtattcaataatttcgtaattaatCAGTtctatatttctgaaatttttcttctagAGAACAAGTattcgaattaaaaaatttctagcATACCtttctattattaatttcaaagagaaattaattttttgtatttagGTTCTAATGTTGTATAAACACGCGTTTCTCAATTAGaacgttaaaataaattcgataaaatattttctagaCGATTTTTcgtgtaataatttttctataacaaatttatcttaaaaatattttggaaaatgTGTGAAAGTAACGTTGTTTTTTTAGAAAGTTCCTCTATCAATATAGTACTGTATTATTTGTACGTTTCCATAATCGATAAATTTCTTTGAGAGAATCAAGTAATTTCAAACATAATcgtttcttatttaaaatgcCATGTTATACGCAAGTCGAGTGATCAAATTATAGCGTGGCGTGGCTGTCTCTAGGAGCCTCTCTTTTTAAACTACCGTGCATCGTACGTGTGTTCCTATTAACAGAGGCAACCACGTCGTAGCAGATCGTTTATACGGcattttagaaaattgtttgtttcaaatatattacaatatcaTTAGCAATGTGCTTCTTCGTTGATCTTATGTACAACGCAATAGTGAAGTACAAAAAGGCTTTGACAAGATGGTGCCCCTTTCGAACGAATTTCGAAACATATGCAACCTCATATGCATCTGCTGACAAGTTATGGGTGCTTACACATAAAGTATTATGTCAGAACTTAACAGTCCTTTGACCGCGATTTTCGGTATTCCAAGAACGTTAAATCCACCAAGGTCAAATGGAAACTTGAACTTGAAAGAATTTACCAGACAATAAGAACCGAAGATTGTATTTTGCATCGTAATTCATTTCTTCGTTACAGATACTACGTATATCAGTTGATTTGTTTCTTTCGTGACAAAATTGGAATTGTAGTTAATATATGAGTCGAAAACCGAatataattaatgtaaaatGTGACACTATTTATAAACTACCGTGTAAAACTCAAAAGGTATATCTATTACATGAAATCTGGCTTGAAAAAGCAATAAATCGTGAATCGTATTTTACACTACAATTCtcttaacaataaatattcttttacatcGCCTTTAATATAGGtttagatatacatataaacgTAATTGgaattgttaaattaatattgtgacattttttttttaatccgTGCCATATTTTACACGGTCTACATATTTTTTCACAAGTGGTAAAAGTATATTATGTAAATCAATTATCAGCGGGAAGAGTTGTGCGTGCCATGAGGTGCTGCCATGAGATGCGCGTGCGAGTGAACGTCGCCATTGTCTTCCGGTGCGCGCGAGTGTATTCTTATTGACAATTAGATTTGTCTACATTTTGTAAGATAGCATATGTTCTAAGATTATTTCCAGCCATTAAAATGTATACGAACGATGCTGAACCGATCATAAGGTTTCTTATGTATCTAATCTCCGATAATGTCTTATGGCGTATTACTGATCACTGTGCAGCCATCTTGGACGAGTCCACTCTGTCACCAACTGACACGCGTACGTTCTCGAGCAgtaaaaaaatcaaaataactATTTTTCACATCTTTACCTTGCATTACGAATTTCATTACAACAATTGAGCAACACTCGACACCATTATCTAGATTTTTCGATACATTAGAGTATAATACATATGCGTGGGCGTTTGCATCACGTTAACCACCGGCGTTGCGATGCAGTTTATTCAACAGTGCCGTAGCTACTATTTTATGAGCTGTTCCATAAAAAGCAACGCGATTTCATATATCATGTTTCATTAATATCAAGTGAAATTTCTTAATATCGTTCTTAATCTTTTTCAAAAACAGTTTTTccgtttaatttaaatattgatgGTAACAatagtaaatatatttcttattaataatcgatttaaatatattaggAAAAATAAACTGCAAATTATTATCAACGAtacgaaaatataatattttattttaatttttaaaagtttcattatatagaaatttcttttctttatactattttaagaattttgcaTTTCAAATTATCATTTTAACGTACATATCAAACAATCTGTTAACTATTTTCTATGAAATAAGAACATAtgtcttttttaaattaatttaatctcaaaatttcatcaaatattTCCTTCTATCCATCTCTTAGTTAACTTGTAGCTGTCATTGATCCGCTCCTATAAGCCACGACAACTTCTCGTAAACGCTTCCACTACGATCAGTGCAACGCACGGCGCAGCCAATCAGCCGGCCGGTCGGAATGTCGGGCAGTGAATCTAAGATAAGGACATGCGACGAGGCTTCGCGTGAAAGCGGTTTGTCGTCACTAAAATTTGCTACGCAGCGATATATTCGGCTTTATTCagaattttattcgaattttatGAAGTAGcgattaacaattttttttttcatttactaTGTAAAATTGTTTCAGACGATTATATTATAGTAAATAGAATATAgagtaattatatttttaatatgcaatttcaaattttagaTAAAACGAATTGTATCGAAATTCATTTCAATTTGCGATAAGAAATGAATTTCGATAACATTAGAACTTGAAACTACTCGGATTCGCTTGTCGCGTGCCGCAGTCAGTACTTATCGCTTGCCGGCTTTTCTGATGCCGCTAAACAAGACGCGTCGTGCACTCTACTACCATCACCCCTGTATCCCGAGCGCCCCCTCACACTTCCCCTCCCTGTTTCTCCTGTCTCCTTTCTATCTCCCCTCTCTCTTcacctttctctttctccgaTCAATAAAATAGCCCATCTCCCGCGAAAGCTTATCGTTCGTTTGAATTTTAGCGACTATTACCTTTTTCATATACCACCAACTTTTCGTATTCACGCCTTCACTATATACTGAGCTTACAAATGTAATTAAGAATGCAATAGTCTCGTCGTTTATACGGGCAGTTTCTGTAACCAAAGCTGTTCCTTAATCTTTGATATTCATTATCTCACTAATCtttgtacaatttattaaattttaagtGGTTAATGCAGAAACTACATacatagaaatttattatttctaattaggaaatttttatttatttttggcTTTTATCATTTGTATATAAAGTTAcgtttattgtaaaatatcgttatacacatttattttcaataaacgGAGACATATGGTATCTGTGGTACAATTATGAATAGAATATGATATactatttttgtaatatttgtaatttaccTGCTCTTGTATTTTAGTACGATacttataaaaatgttattattttttcagATCAAAGAACTTGTTCTTGACAATTGTCGGAGCACGCATATAGTAGGTCTGACAGATGAATTTGTTGCATTAGAATCACTAAGCCTCATCAATGTGGGTCTTACCAGTCTAAAAGGCTTTCCAAAGTTGTCAAGTCTTAAGAAGGTAAGCAAAAAgcatatctattattgttatCTTAAATGTAATCTACAAAGTATTTATTTCTTGCAAACTTTTAAGAATAACATATAGTggcatattttatatcttaaataaaatgtaatattgaATATAAAAGATGAATTGAAATCAATAgaaattactattattttttatagctGGAACTTAGTGACAACAGAATTTCTGGAGGTTTAAATCTTCTTCAGTCAAGTCCCAAGTTAACTCATCTCAATCTTAGTGGAAACAAGATCAAAGATCTCGATACACTTCAACCTTTAGTAagtttcgatttcttttttcgcgtagaatcaccccctttccgcttgtaccaccagttaccaaccaccctgtacatatatatatgtcggagaagaGTCAGGAACAGGGTGGTGGGCGTTTGACAGACCTCCCTTGGAGTTGGCCAGCGTTGTGTTATAACGAAGATACGGCCTGATACTACGAGTATGAACACTACCGATCCGACAATCAACAGCGGCGATTAGGCACTAGCGACACTAGTGATGatggtcttaggttcgataacgagtccacggtcaacgggaggATAGGTATACTTGCTCTAACTCAAACGTGTACTACTCCCTTCGCCGATGAGATCTCgagaaagaatgaattttcgtCCCAATGACGCTACCGAGGCCAACTATGGTGGGGTGTCTAAGTACACAAGATCCTCGGATCGACGTCGCTGTCGATTGGTCGATTTGAGACAAAAGCTGCCTGTCCGTTTGCACAgatcttaattgccgaaaaACCCAGGTTTTATAGCGGGTCCTCGGGCTAACCAGACTTGTGCTGTGTACGTGCCTCAACATCAGGTATTCATTGTCCGAAGGAACCGTTGGCATGTTTTACTGTCGGGTACCTCTATGGGTATTTCCTTTAATGAGGATCATAACATCACTCTGCACCTTTGTTAGAGCGCCcttcccgttgaccgcggctacgtttgGCGATTGatggtcgccttgagcccaagtttattttcacaaatcgcaaacaagtacaattaggcagaatgacggcaaattgtttaattacgactgtaaactttaattacgattttacggattttcccgaagttccgGAGGGACGGCTCCGGTGTCCttccatctccgacatatatatatatatatatatatatatatatatatatatatatatatatatatatatatatatgctttTTGTAAGTATCAatagatatattaaaaattgtttttctttGCAGAAGgagtttaaaaatttaaaaaatttggaTCTCTTTAATAATGAAGTGACAAATTTGGACAATTATAGAGAGAAAGTTTTTAGCCTTATTCCCAGCCTTCGATGTCTTGATGGGTATGTATTGCTAAAGAATTGTTTCATTTGTCTGATTTGTTTTTTGCTAATGcattaaaagataaaattaaaaatattatgttatatagatTTGATACAGACGATTGTGAAGTAGATGATAGTGAAGGAGAGGATGATGAAGTAAATGGGAATGAAGATGGAGATGGAGATGCTAATGAAGAAGATAGTGAGGAAGGTTAGttaaaagatgaaaattaggttaaacatttattaaaataacaaaacaaaGTGAAGAAAGAGATTtatgttttaattacaaatatttaacttTCTAGTTTCAGATGAAGAAGAATTTGTCTTTGAGGAGGGTGATGTAGGATTAGAAGCTGTATACAAGGACGGTCTTGAAGTAAGTTATTCATGTTTCAAACTTTAGACTTTTTACTGTatacaaaatgtaataatttcgttataaattacattttaatttaaagatacTTTAAAGATGATTATTAATGTTGTGgctttttatatcttttgatTAATGGATGCATTTATTTGATCGTTATAATATAGGATGAAAGTGATGAAGACGACTTTCTCTgtgacgaagaagaagaagaagaagatgatgACAATGAAGATGACGAACAGgatgaagaagaaggtaaataaGTTTTTTGATTCAGATAGATCCATTGGTTTTATTGTTGTTACTGAAATATTAATCTACtatcttaaatattttattataactgTCATCTATCTATAACTTATCTATAACTGTCATATAAAATACCTTAAAATGAACTATATTATTCTGTCTCAAGTAGTCTTTCTTGttatttaaaaaggaaataattttcgTAGAGTATAATGccataaattttattacttttttatcGCGTTATATAGAGTCATCTCCTGCTCGAGGTAAGAAGAGAAAACATGAAGATGTGGGAGACTCAGGAAACTAGAATTACAAAGAGCAGGCTTCTGATTCTGTTGAATGAGTgtaaaattcatataaataataacaataattgaGCCGCCGAGTGAACATCTGGGAATCAAACTAATTGACCGACCAATGACAGACTACAGTTAGTGGTGTGAATTTATCAGTAAATCATTGACTGACGAATTGTCTGTGGAACAACAAACGATTACCATTATGGAGAAGAGGAATGTGAATGAAAATGAAAGGGGGATAATGATGGGATAAAATAGGACTGCATTCCAGCTGGGCACAGCGCGTTTTAGTTATActaacgatattttatatagagTATATAGTTAGAGTATTAGTGGTGTTGCATAGTGGGTGAAAGATCACATATTGAATGACTTGAAAAAGGCAACAATGGAGTTTTACACTTGAAGGAGCGTATTTGTCTGTTAGCTCCAGTCGGCCAAAGGCTGGTCACGCTGGAATGCAGTCATCGTTAATCAGTACTAAGGTTACATAAGttacattttaaatacattattattGTACCATGAATAAGTATAGAGTAAATGAGGAACAACTTTTGTACAGGTTTACACCATACATTGAGGTGCATTATGCCTCTGTGATTTTTGGGACAGAAAATAAAGAGATAAATATATGTTGCTCATACATTGAGCTTATATCTATGAAAGACGTAAGGTAGGAATTTACATCATAAGAATAAggaagtaaagaaaaaaaagtatgTACATTTCGTttattagaataataataGTGTTTGAAATGTATAATTGGTATGAACAAAAACAAATCAGTTTAGCACATAAATGGTATTTTAGTATTTTCTGTGTTTCATTGTTTTGATATAAGTTAAATagttttgatatttttcaagatatCTTGAAAGGACTGTGAAGTAATATAAGAACACAATTGATATTGTGGTATTCTTGTAATTTTTAGTAAATTTTAAGTTCCAGGTGTTTATATATAATGGCATTAAGCTGCACATAACATGGCTGTTAAGATTATTGTTATTTACTTTTGGGCATTCCATGTGCTACGTGTTATGCTCTAATATGAGAAATTCATTTGATTAATGACATCATTGTAATATCTTCCCGTTTACAGTTGCAAGCATTCAGTTGCAATgattaaatgtttttttacatcagaaaatctgtagaattttttattattacgattAAATTACTTAATGGATGTGTATTGTTTATATGTAACAACAAGTCACTAAATATTGGAATATGATATTAAacataaagaaaagaatcaaAATTACTGTAAATCAATAATAACCTTTAATTTCTGTCTCTGAAGTTACCATAGCGCTGACACATCTCGTGATGATTAAAGTGCGAAGTTAATGGGtaatgataattaatattattattaatattaaattacaattatgatttttaaaaagtaacaaatatttacacTTGCGCTTTCGCACTTTtgaattgtatttaaaaaaaagtcaGAAACGCAAAATTTAGATTAGAGTGGAAAGATAAAGTATCGAGAAATAGGCGTAAAAGTGAAAGATGGATTAGACGATGTAGTTAATGGTGAGACTGTAGCAAGTGGATTACTGGACGGACTACCAATTAACTACGTGATCGTGAGTATGGATGGGAGTGAAATAGCGAGTGAGAGTGCAAGAGAAGATCggttttataagaaaaaaattatgGTAGAGTCGAGGATCTGGCGCCTCTTTGTCGCCAGTTTGGTTATGGCCTTATCCAATTTTTCCAAGACTAAAGCAAATTTATATTAGGTACAATGAGTATATGACATGTACAGGTCCAAATCTGTAAATTTCCAATCTGCAATTTGTAATTGCGGCTCGCGCGGATGTATTAAaagttaaattataaataattaaaaagttaaattataaataattaaacatcCCGCGCGTCCCGCGACACATACACTTTTGTCAATTGCAATTTTGGATAGACCATTTACGTAAGGGAATCTATCACCTTCTATTATCAGATTTATTACATCTCTGTATTGTCTGTCTGTTCCGTTGTTAAAGTGGATCTTTATCATAACGTTTGTTTATTTCGAGCAATCCTCATcacaaaataagaaaaaataatttattaataaaatcatttacAAATCAAGGATGATGtgtgataaatattattaatatgttTTCCACTCTCTACATAAtccatatttatatatataaaatattaagaattttattttttcttttattttcctctGTAATTCATGTAATATGTATATGGcatctatatatatacatataacgaAGATGTAAGcagtaagaaatattttgattttgaatataaaaatcataataattaaaatcttaaatatagttatgacttttatattcaaaataaaaacaattttgttttaaCGTTTTCGTTCTTTCTGTGTCTAATATCATTTATATAACTAAtagttgaaatatttaaagtatcactcaattaattttatattttaggtttaattttgtttttaatctAAAAAAGGGTATTTTTATGtgcattaatttataaaaatgtattataaacaTGTTTATACTACTCATATAAcgtttaatatacatatatatatataagtatatttgCTTTGACATTATTGTAACCTTATACACATAATTAAATACTTATATCGTTAcagtatacgtatataaaatttataattcttaaGAATCTATTTGGATGGtagattaataaattaatatttgagaAGTTCGTACTAAAGTTTTCAATCTTATAattaatgtatatttaaaGTAATTTTTCGACTCAGTATCCTAAAATCAGTTTCAAGTGAATTTTAATCCTATTGGATTTTTTTCATTCATCTATCTTTACCTTTGTTCTACTGTATCAACAGGTAAAATACGCGAGAGCATGTACGGTGCTGCCAATAGGCGACGCCCTGTGAAAGTGCGGTAATTCATGCTCGGCGCGCAGTTTCGTGTCGAGTCTTCAGTGTTTCTCCGCGCTTCCGTTCGTGCGTTTAGGTTGTGGTTCGTTGTGGAAGCTAGTAACGTCGGTTTCGAAGTTGAAATTAGTGTTTTGCGGAGAGAAGTAACAAAGTCATCGTTTTTTAAGTAACGTGAAGAAAATGGCTGAAAGTAAGGGTGCGTTGATTGCGAAAACAGTGCAAAAACATGCAGGCAGAGCGAAGGAGAAGGTAAGTGCTGCGAAAAGACATACATACATTTGTACGTTCCTAACAGGTTTCTTCGGAGAGCATGTCAGTCCTTTGTACGCTGCGAACAAAATTGTGCTTTTACAAATCGTTTCAACCCTCGGTGCTACATATTCTATGTTTCAACGTGTTTGAAAGAATGGATATTGCTATTTAAATGTTCCAGTGTGTAGCCTCATAACCCCCCAGATAATCTATTTCGTTCGTATAAGGTTGTAAAATTTGACATCTCACTGACAACACGTACTTATGTATTGTAAGAGAGGCTGTATCCGAATCTGCGAAGAAGCCGGTAACAATTTGTTGGATTTTCTTGCGCTCGTACAGAGGTGACTTATATAAGCGGTAAACATGTACAAGTTATGTAGCAGAGTTTCATTTAAAATGACAATTATGCAACTCTTGGGCCTAGTTCAGCGTAATAATGCATATGTTACAGGTGCATCTTCAGTGTTAGTCCGCACACTAttcaacgaaatacgttattgtAAGCCGTAGATTATCACGTGACACGAATATTTTACTCTCTGTCGAATGcttacattttcaaacttgcGAATTTCTTAAAATAGAATGAGCTACAATCCCGCCAGTGAATATAATCTTAGTCTTTGAAATCTTTTTTCCGttatgtattttttcaaaattatttacatcGTATTATTATAATGCACGTGTCAGCATACATTTCAGTTCCTGGAAATTACAAAAAATCGAGTTAATGTAATAATACGCTATACACTTCGTCAGTGTATTTTACCcaattctttttataatattatacgttaaataattaaattaaatacatcaaatctatttataattaatacattaaattttatacattaaaTCTGTACGTATTCTCTGCAAATAGAAGTA is a window from the Bombus huntii isolate Logan2020A chromosome 6, iyBomHunt1.1, whole genome shotgun sequence genome containing:
- the LOC126866594 gene encoding acidic leucine-rich nuclear phosphoprotein 32 family member A isoform X1 — protein: MSYGVLLITVQPSWTSPLCHQLTRIKELVLDNCRSTHIVGLTDEFVALESLSLINVGLTSLKGFPKLSSLKKLELSDNRISGGLNLLQSSPKLTHLNLSGNKIKDLDTLQPLKEFKNLKNLDLFNNEVTNLDNYREKVFSLIPSLRCLDGFDTDDCEVDDSEGEDDEVNGNEDGDGDANEEDSEEVSDEEEFVFEEGDVGLEAVYKDGLEDESDEDDFLCDEEEEEEDDDNEDDEQDEEEESSPARGKKRKHEDVGDSGN
- the LOC126866594 gene encoding acidic leucine-rich nuclear phosphoprotein 32 family member A isoform X2; this encodes MEKRIELEKRGRNPGEIKELVLDNCRSTHIVGLTDEFVALESLSLINVGLTSLKGFPKLSSLKKLELSDNRISGGLNLLQSSPKLTHLNLSGNKIKDLDTLQPLKEFKNLKNLDLFNNEVTNLDNYREKVFSLIPSLRCLDGFDTDDCEVDDSEGEDDEVNGNEDGDGDANEEDSEEVSDEEEFVFEEGDVGLEAVYKDGLEDESDEDDFLCDEEEEEEDDDNEDDEQDEEEESSPARGKKRKHEDVGDSGN